In Candidatus Woesearchaeota archaeon, the following are encoded in one genomic region:
- a CDS encoding CRISPR locus-related DNA-binding protein yields the protein MSKKVLIATLYNAEPVILATTRLGPDKLFLLIDKEPSKEQNDSLKLINDSLGKVIEVKAFKTEVYDIVKIAEKCVELIDSQSSDDIIYVNITSGRKTKAIGLLFAAYARHDKVKKIAYNPEEDKMSVIYLPRLSFKLTESQKKVLEFVDTGKYASISDLSQKIDFSTAMLYRAIDELKDMDLLVTDDGLKLTDAGKIARL from the coding sequence ATGAGTAAAAAGGTACTGATTGCCACATTGTATAACGCAGAGCCAGTCATCCTTGCGACAACAAGGCTTGGACCAGATAAATTATTCTTGCTGATAGACAAAGAGCCAAGCAAAGAACAAAATGATTCATTAAAACTGATTAATGACTCTTTAGGCAAGGTTATTGAAGTCAAAGCATTCAAAACAGAAGTGTATGATATTGTGAAGATCGCGGAGAAATGTGTTGAATTAATTGATTCTCAATCTTCAGATGACATTATTTATGTGAATATTACTTCTGGAAGAAAAACAAAAGCAATAGGCTTGTTATTTGCCGCTTACGCGCGTCATGATAAGGTCAAGAAGATTGCGTATAATCCTGAAGAAGATAAGATGTCTGTTATTTACTTGCCTCGGCTGAGTTTCAAATTGACTGAAAGCCAGAAGAAAGTGTTGGAATTTGTTGATACTGGAAAATACGCAAGCATTTCTGATTTGAGCCAAAAGATTGATTTTTCGACCGCAATGTTGTATCGAGCAATAGATGAACTCAAAGATATGGATTTACTTGTTACTGATGATGGATTGAAATTGACTGATGCGGGAAAGATTGCGAGGTTGTGA
- a CDS encoding endonuclease translates to MGKKVMPTQVYDELLRAYDSQGWWPINNEYKKRGILSDAEKFEVIVGSLLTQNTAWTNVEKALNELRKNKCLSLKGILETRHETLAQYIKSSGYNNQKAERLKIVAQFLLQHPLEELQNMETQELRTLLLSVKGIGPETADSIILYAFMKPSFVIDAYTKRIMSRIGLCGKDVSYDELQTLITNTIDKDVEMYNEYHALLVEHAKRYCRTKPLCQECVLKDSCQKRV, encoded by the coding sequence ATGGGAAAAAAAGTGATGCCAACACAAGTATATGATGAACTTCTTAGAGCTTACGATTCCCAAGGCTGGTGGCCTATTAACAATGAATATAAGAAACGCGGCATTCTTTCTGACGCTGAGAAATTTGAAGTCATTGTTGGTTCCCTGCTCACACAAAACACCGCATGGACAAACGTTGAGAAAGCACTGAACGAATTGAGAAAAAACAAATGTTTGTCTTTGAAAGGAATTCTTGAAACGAGACATGAAACACTTGCACAATACATCAAAAGCTCTGGCTACAATAATCAGAAAGCGGAACGATTGAAAATTGTCGCGCAGTTTTTATTGCAACATCCGCTTGAAGAGTTGCAGAATATGGAGACGCAAGAATTGAGAACACTGCTCCTCTCTGTCAAAGGCATTGGTCCAGAAACAGCAGATTCCATTATTCTTTACGCGTTTATGAAACCAAGCTTTGTGATCGATGCATACACAAAAAGGATTATGAGCAGAATTGGACTTTGCGGAAAAGATGTTTCGTATGATGAACTGCAAACATTGATCACAAATACTATTGACAAAGATGTGGAAATGTATAATGAATATCACGCATTGCTTGTGGAACACGCAAAGCGATATTGCAGAACAAAGCCGTTGTGTCAGGAATGTGTTTTGAAGGATAGTTGTCAGAAGAGAGTATAA
- a CDS encoding nucleotidyltransferase domain-containing protein, which yields MLEVTENGKMALKLIFTDFLTHYNSYNIKDKLGLSNAGSLKLLRSLHDKNLLTSEKLGNAIFYKPNLENSYLMKLLELIFLDYSTLSSFVKGWIYDLHSLSSHTNGIFLFGSILRKGKEARDIDVCFILKKSEDYKLLQRMIKEMNEKNRLKIEPLYLTQQDFEKKLIEKDKPLIEMVKSCVVVHGHELFVEVVKNVQSKQSR from the coding sequence ATGCTTGAAGTAACAGAAAACGGAAAAATGGCATTAAAGCTCATATTTACAGACTTTTTGACTCATTATAATTCTTACAACATTAAAGACAAGTTAGGATTAAGCAATGCCGGAAGCCTCAAACTTTTAAGAAGTTTGCATGACAAAAACCTGCTCACCAGCGAGAAACTGGGAAACGCGATATTTTACAAACCAAATCTCGAAAATAGCTACTTGATGAAATTGTTGGAGCTCATTTTTCTTGACTATAGCACTCTGTCAAGTTTTGTAAAGGGATGGATATATGATTTACATTCATTATCTTCACATACTAACGGAATATTCCTTTTTGGATCAATCTTGAGAAAAGGCAAAGAAGCAAGAGATATAGATGTCTGTTTTATATTAAAAAAAAGTGAAGATTATAAGCTATTGCAAAGAATGATAAAAGAAATGAATGAAAAGAACCGCTTGAAGATAGAGCCCTTATACTTGACTCAACAGGACTTTGAAAAAAAATTGATTGAAAAAGACAAGCCGTTAATAGAAATGGTCAAAAGCTGCGTCGTTGTGCATGGTCATGAACTCTTTGTGGAGGTTGTGAAAAATGTCCAAAGCAAGCAATCACGTTAA
- the dnaJ gene encoding molecular chaperone DnaJ gives MAEKDYYKILGVEKGASKEEIKKAYKTLAKKYHPDMNKEAGSAEKFKEINEAASVLSDDKKRQQFDQYGTTDFGAGQGGYSSQDFGQGFGFDFDDIFESFFGGQRRRGRGPRKGDDVEYEVEITLEEAAAGVKKHIRVPRLETCSKCEGSGAKSDKHIKICTGCHGTGTVTRAQRTPFGIFQSTGVCSTCGGQGKEIEEVCETCNGQGKIQEEKKVTVDIPAGVDTGSRLRVSGNGQAGDKGAPAGDLYLYITVLKHDIFEREEQDIFMDMPVSFRDMCLGGEIEVPTLKGKATIKVPAGTKANTVFRLKGKGIPSLRGFHTGDQLVKAIIYVPDKLTKKQKEALEDFDKEAKREKGLFEKVFG, from the coding sequence ATGGCAGAAAAAGATTATTATAAAATTCTTGGTGTCGAGAAAGGCGCGTCCAAGGAAGAAATCAAAAAAGCATACAAGACACTCGCAAAGAAATATCATCCTGACATGAACAAAGAAGCGGGATCCGCTGAAAAATTCAAAGAAATAAATGAAGCAGCGTCTGTTCTTTCTGACGATAAAAAAAGACAGCAATTTGATCAGTATGGTACAACTGACTTTGGAGCAGGACAGGGAGGATATTCCAGTCAGGATTTCGGACAAGGCTTTGGATTTGATTTTGACGATATTTTTGAATCTTTTTTTGGCGGTCAACGAAGAAGAGGAAGAGGACCGCGAAAAGGCGATGATGTGGAATATGAAGTAGAAATTACGCTTGAAGAAGCGGCCGCTGGCGTGAAAAAACATATTCGCGTTCCACGCCTTGAAACCTGTTCAAAGTGTGAAGGAAGTGGCGCGAAATCTGACAAGCACATTAAGATTTGTACTGGTTGTCATGGCACTGGCACTGTAACACGAGCGCAGCGAACTCCGTTTGGAATCTTTCAATCTACTGGCGTTTGTTCCACTTGCGGTGGACAAGGAAAAGAAATTGAAGAAGTGTGTGAAACGTGCAATGGACAAGGAAAAATACAGGAAGAGAAAAAAGTGACTGTGGATATTCCTGCTGGCGTTGACACTGGTTCTCGTTTGCGTGTTTCTGGTAATGGACAAGCAGGCGACAAAGGCGCTCCTGCTGGTGATTTGTATTTATACATTACTGTGTTGAAACATGATATTTTTGAACGCGAGGAGCAGGATATTTTCATGGACATGCCTGTTTCGTTTCGCGACATGTGTTTAGGCGGAGAAATTGAAGTTCCGACGCTCAAAGGAAAGGCGACGATTAAAGTTCCTGCTGGAACAAAAGCAAACACTGTGTTTCGTTTGAAAGGAAAAGGAATTCCTTCATTACGTGGATTTCATACTGGCGATCAGTTGGTGAAGGCAATCATTTATGTTCCTGACAAATTGACCAAGAAGCAGAAAGAAGCGCTTGAGGATTTTGATAAGGAAGCGAAACGAGAGAAAGGATTGTTTGAGAAGGTGTTTGGGTAG